The genomic interval CACCCCGCAGCGCCTGCGTCAGCCGCACGGCCTCCTCGCGCTCGGCCTGGGCCCGCCTGGCGCGAACCTCCAGCTCCGCCACCTCGCGGCGCAACTCGAGCTCCCGCTGGTGCTTCTCGCCCAGCTCCCGCTTGAGGTGCTCCATCTCCTCGCGCGTCGAACCCAGCTCGCTGAGCAGCTGCTCGGCGCGCGCCTCGAAGTAGACAATTTTCTCGAGCGCGCTCTTGAGTAGCGCGTCCGGACGCTCGTCGCTCACGACCTCAACGGCCCTCCCCGCGAGGCAGCGCGGTGCATCCCCGACCCACCGGGGGGCGCCCACCCTACGTCAGACGTCCCGCCTTCGTAAACCACGGAAACACCAGGGCTTTTCCGTGAACTCCGGGCCTGTCCATTGACAACGCCGCGCAGGCCGATTTTTCGGCCCCGAGCGCAAACCCCGCGCGCGCCACCTCCCCCCCGTCCCCCCCGCCTCACCACCACCCCGAGTGCGGCCGTCCAGGCGGGCACGTCCACCACCCGACGTCCGCGCAGTGAACCGCGCGCGAAGCACCGCGCACGCCGTCCATCGCTCCAGGTGAATGCACCCTCACCCGTGCGCCGGGCTTCATACCGAGTGATCCACGCGAAACGTTCGCGGGCCGGATTTTCGGCCTCGCGCGGCGATGCAAGCACGCACCATGGCCTCGCCGCCCACCGACGAAACCCCACGCGCGAAGCCCGCCCCACGCGCCCTTCCCCACGCATCCGGCGAGGCCTTGAAGCCCCCCCGTTTTCAAGCGCTTTCGCACGCCCTTCCGGATGCACCGGAATGTCAGACCCCACCCGTAGTCTGTGTTCCACGAGGCACCGAACCCGCAGTCACTTCTCCCCGGAACCTCTCCGCCTGAGCGCGGGGGGTGAAGCCCTCTTTTCGACAGGTTTCCGCACGCCATGGAACAACGACTGGCCACCATCATTGGAAATGCAGTTCGCGCGGCGCGGCAGCGGCTGGAGCTCACCCAGGCCGATGTGGCCGAGCGCGTGGGCATCGCCACCGAGGTGTACGGACGGCTGGAGCGAGGCCACATGCTCCCCAGCGTCCGCACGCTGAGGAAGCTGTGTCTGGTTCTCAACTGCTCGTCGGACGTGCTGCTCGGCATGTCCGGCGTCGAAGGCGCTCCCGCCCTCGCCGAGGACCCGCCCG from Myxococcus stipitatus carries:
- a CDS encoding helix-turn-helix transcriptional regulator, giving the protein MEQRLATIIGNAVRAARQRLELTQADVAERVGIATEVYGRLERGHMLPSVRTLRKLCLVLNCSSDVLLGMSGVEGAPALAEDPPEYRERPEVRRLLRTVRKLDAPQLRLLGQVAHALES